Proteins encoded in a region of the Balaenoptera ricei isolate mBalRic1 chromosome 19, mBalRic1.hap2, whole genome shotgun sequence genome:
- the CX3CL1 gene encoding fractalkine: MALLPLSRLLRLTALCHLIVLLAGQHLGVKKCNITCSKMTSEIPVARLVHYQRNQESCGKRAIILKTMKEKLFCADPQEKWVQKAMEHLDRKAAALAPNGGTFEKQIGVGEPRTSPATRGMDWSEASETKFTSDSSSQEAQKAFRTPPELPPEVADSRGTRSPSTSKTLDGGPERTELFNKAAVTTTTSWQSSTAYQPGADLEAEGKASEAPSTQAPSTQTPSTQAPSTQTPSTQTPSTQTLPTQAPSTQAPSTQAPTISHTVPEDNTGPEGQPGWIKGQHPTPENSLGSKEMGPTSAHTDAFMGPGSTSDVFVVPVSSEAAPSTDPLASGSWTPKVQEPIHATVDPQRLGVLITPIPDSQAATRRQAVGLLAFLGLLFCLGVAMFAYQSLQGCPRKMAGDMVEGLRYVPRSCGSNSYVLVPV; the protein is encoded by the exons GACAGCACCTTGGTGTGAAGAAGTGTAACATCACGTGCAGCAAAATGACCTCGGAGATCCCCGTGGCTCGTCTAGTTCACTACCAACGAAATCAAGAATCATGCGGCAAACGTGCCATCAT CCTGAAGACCATGAAGGAAAAATTATTCTGTGCTGACCCACAGGAGAAATGGGTCCAGAAAGCCATGGAGCATCTAGACCGCAAGGCTGCTGCTCTGGCTCCAAATGGCGGCACATTCGAGAAGCAAATCGGCGTGGGTGAGCCCAGGACCAGCCCAGCCACCAGGGGCATGGACTGGTCTGAGGCCTCAGAGACCAAATTCACAAGCGACAGCAGTAGCCAGGAGGCACAGAAGGCCTTCAGGACTCCCCCAGAGCTGCCACCAGAAGTGGCTGATTCCAGGGGGACCAGGTCCCCCTCCACTTCAAAGACTCTGGATGGAGGGCCCGAGAGAACTGAGCTTTTCAACAAGGCTGCCGTCACCACCACCACGTCTTGGCAGAGTTCTACCGCCTACCAACCTGGGGCAGACCTCGAGGCTGAGGGGAAAGCCTCTGAGGCCCCCTCCACCCAGGCCCCCTCCACCCAGACCCCCTCCACCCAGGCCCCCTCCACCCAGACCCCCTCCACCCAGACCCCCTCCACCCAGACCCTCCCCACCCAGGCCCCCTCCACCCAGGCCCCCTCCACCCAGGCCCCCACTATTTCACACACAGTCCCAGAGGACAACACTGGGCCCGAAGGCCAACCTGGGTGGATCAAGGGACAGCACCCCACGCCAGAGAACTCTCTAGGGTCCAAAGAAATGGGTCCCACTTCAGCTCACACGGACGCTTTCATGGGGCCCGGCAGCACGTCTGATGTCTTCGTGGTCCCTGTATCCTCTGAAGCGGCCCCCAGCACGGATCCACTGGCCTCTGGCAGCTGGACCCCCAAGGTCCAGGAGCCCATTCACGCCACCGTGGACCCCCAGAGGCTGGGTGTCCTCATCACTCCCATCCCCGACTCCCAGGCAGCCACCCGAAGGCAGGCAGTGGGGCTGTTGGCCTTCCTCGGTCTCCTCTTCTGCCTGGGGGTGGCCATGTTTGCCTACCAGAGCCTTCAGGGCTGCCCCCGCAAGATGGCAGGAGACATGGTGGAGGGGCTTCGCTACGTTCCCCGGAGCTGTGGCAGTAACTCGTACGTCCTGGTGCCAGTGTGA
- the CCL17 gene encoding C-C motif chemokine 17: MTSLKMLLLAALLLGASLQDTHAARGANVGRECCLQYFKGAIPLRKLVRWYRTPGDCPRDAIVLVTLHGRSICSDPKDVQVKKAVKHLQNTTKPRDLAAQRS; encoded by the exons ATGACCTCCCTGAAGATGCTGCTCCTGGCCGCCCtcctcctgggggcttccctgcagGACACCCACGCAG CTCGAGGAGCCAATGTGGGCCGAGAGTGCTGCCTGCAGTACTTCAAAGGGGCCATTCCTCTCAGGAAGCTGGTGAGGTGGTACCGGACCCCAGGGGACTGTCCCAGGGATGCCATCGT GCTGGTGACTCTCCACGGCAGATCCATCTGTTCAGACCCCAAGGACGTGCAGGTGAAAAAGGCAGTCAAGCACTTGCAAAACACCACAAAGCCACGTGACCTGGCTGCGCAGCGGTCCTGA
- the CIAPIN1 gene encoding anamorsin isoform X2: MADFGISAGQFVAVVWDKSSPMEALKDLVDKLRALTGDEGRVSVENINQLLQSAHKESSFDIILSGIIPGSTTLHSAEILAEMARILRPSGRLFLKEPVETAVVNNSKVKTASKLCSALTLSGLVEVKELQRKFLSPEEIQSVREHLGYHSDSLLSVQITGKKPDFEVGSSSQLKLSTTKKSSGKPAVDPAAAKLWTLSANDMEDESVDLIDSDELLDPEDMKKPDPASLRAASCGEGKKRKACKNCTCGLAEELEREKSRDQISSQPKSACGNCYLGDAFRCASCPYLGMPAFRPGEKVLLSDSNLNDA; encoded by the exons ATGGCAGATTTTGGGATCTCAGCTGGCCAGTTTGTGGCAGTGGTCTGGGATAAGTCATCTCCGATGGAGGCTCTAAAAGATCTGGTGGATAAGCTTCGAGCCTTAACTGGCGATGAGGGCCGAGTGTCTGTGGAAAACATCAACCAGCTGTTGCAGT CTGCCCACAAAGAATCTAGCTTTGACATTATTTTGTCGGGTATAATTCCTGGAAGCACCACTCTGCACAGTGCTGAGATTTTGGCTGAGATGGCCCGGATCCTTCGGCCTAGTGGACGTCTTTTTCTGAAAGAGCCAGTAGAGACAGCTGTAG TTAACAATAGCAAAGTGAAGACGGCATCTAAGCTGTGTTCAGCCCTGACTCTTTCTGGTCTTGTGGAAGTAAAAGAG CTGCAGCGCAAGTTCTTGAGCCCCGAGGAGATTCAGTCTGTCCGAGAACACCTGGGTTACCACAGTGACAGCCTGCTCTCTGTGCAGATCACAGGAAAAAAGCCCGATTTTGAAGTGGGTTCTTCTAGCCAACTTAAGCTTTCTACTACCAAGAAGTCTTCCG GGAAGCCTGCTGTGGACCCTGCAGCTGCCAAGCTCTGGACCCTCTCGGCCAATGATATGGAGGATGAGAGCGTG gatctcATTGACTCAGATGAACTGCTGGATCCAGAAGATATGAAGAAGCCAGACCCAGCTTCCTTGCGGGCTGCTTCCTGTGGGGAAGGGAAAAAGAGGAAGGCCTGCAAGAACTG CACCTGTGGCCTCGCAGAAGAACTGGAAAGAGAGAAGTCGAGGGACCAGATAAGCTCCCAGCCCAAGTCGGCTTGTGGAAAC TGTTACCTGGGCGATGCTTTCCGCTGTGCCAGCTGCCCCTACCTTGGGATGCCGGCCTTCAGACCTGGGGAGAAGGTGCTCCTGAGCGACAGCAACCTCAATGATGCCTAG
- the CIAPIN1 gene encoding anamorsin isoform X1: MADFGISAGQFVAVVWDKSSPMEALKDLVDKLRALTGDEGRVSVENINQLLQSAHKESSFDIILSGIIPGSTTLHSAEILAEMARILRPSGRLFLKEPVETAVAVNNSKVKTASKLCSALTLSGLVEVKELQRKFLSPEEIQSVREHLGYHSDSLLSVQITGKKPDFEVGSSSQLKLSTTKKSSGKPAVDPAAAKLWTLSANDMEDESVDLIDSDELLDPEDMKKPDPASLRAASCGEGKKRKACKNCTCGLAEELEREKSRDQISSQPKSACGNCYLGDAFRCASCPYLGMPAFRPGEKVLLSDSNLNDA, from the exons ATGGCAGATTTTGGGATCTCAGCTGGCCAGTTTGTGGCAGTGGTCTGGGATAAGTCATCTCCGATGGAGGCTCTAAAAGATCTGGTGGATAAGCTTCGAGCCTTAACTGGCGATGAGGGCCGAGTGTCTGTGGAAAACATCAACCAGCTGTTGCAGT CTGCCCACAAAGAATCTAGCTTTGACATTATTTTGTCGGGTATAATTCCTGGAAGCACCACTCTGCACAGTGCTGAGATTTTGGCTGAGATGGCCCGGATCCTTCGGCCTAGTGGACGTCTTTTTCTGAAAGAGCCAGTAGAGACAGCTGTAG CAGTTAACAATAGCAAAGTGAAGACGGCATCTAAGCTGTGTTCAGCCCTGACTCTTTCTGGTCTTGTGGAAGTAAAAGAG CTGCAGCGCAAGTTCTTGAGCCCCGAGGAGATTCAGTCTGTCCGAGAACACCTGGGTTACCACAGTGACAGCCTGCTCTCTGTGCAGATCACAGGAAAAAAGCCCGATTTTGAAGTGGGTTCTTCTAGCCAACTTAAGCTTTCTACTACCAAGAAGTCTTCCG GGAAGCCTGCTGTGGACCCTGCAGCTGCCAAGCTCTGGACCCTCTCGGCCAATGATATGGAGGATGAGAGCGTG gatctcATTGACTCAGATGAACTGCTGGATCCAGAAGATATGAAGAAGCCAGACCCAGCTTCCTTGCGGGCTGCTTCCTGTGGGGAAGGGAAAAAGAGGAAGGCCTGCAAGAACTG CACCTGTGGCCTCGCAGAAGAACTGGAAAGAGAGAAGTCGAGGGACCAGATAAGCTCCCAGCCCAAGTCGGCTTGTGGAAAC TGTTACCTGGGCGATGCTTTCCGCTGTGCCAGCTGCCCCTACCTTGGGATGCCGGCCTTCAGACCTGGGGAGAAGGTGCTCCTGAGCGACAGCAACCTCAATGATGCCTAG